GCGTTCGATGCCCATGCCGAATCCGCCGTGCGGGACGGTGCCGTAGCGGCGCAGGTCGAGATACCATTCGAAGGCTTCGCGCGGGAGTTTCGATTCTTCCATGCGCTTCACCAGCAGATCGTAATCCGCCAGACGCTCGCTGCCGCCGATGATCTCGCCATAGCCTTCAGGAGCCAGCATATCGACGCACAAGGCGAGCTCGGGGCGCCCAGGGTCGGGCCTCATATAAAAAGCCTTTACCTGGCTCGGGTAGCGATGGACAAGCACAGGACGATCAAAATTTTTGGCCAGTAGAGTTTCATCCGTGCCGCCGAAGTCGCCGCCCCACTCGATTTCACTTCCTTTTTCCTTGAGGATTTTGATGGCATCGTCGTAGGAAATTCGCGGGAAGGGGGGCGTGCAGCGCTCAAGCTTTGAAACGTCTCGCCCCAGGGTTTCGAGCTCCGGCCGGCACTTTTCGAGCACGTGCGCAACCACGTTTGCCACCAGGTCTTCAGCGAGCTGCATCACCTCATTGAGCCCGGCAAAGGCGACCTCCGGCTCAACCATCCAGAATTCCATAAGGTGTCGGCGGGTTTTGGATTTCTCCGCGCGAAAGGTGGGCCCAAAGCAGTAGGACTTTCCCACGCTCATGATGGCGGCCTCGCTATAGAGCTGGCCTGACTGCGCCAGGTAGGCTTTCTGCTCAAAGTAATCCACTTCAAACAGCGTGGTGGTGCCTTCGCAGGCGCTGGGAGTAAGGATGGGAGTATCCACCAGAACGAATCCGCGGTCGTCAAAGAAGTCGCGGCAGGCACGGATGATCTGGTGCCGCACGCCCAGAATGGCCCGCTGGCGCGTGGAGCGCAGCCACAGATGGCGGTGGTCCATCAGAAATTCCACGCCGTGTTCCTTGGGTGTGATGGGATACGGCTGGTCGGCGGGAACAAGCTGGAGGACTTCGAGGCCCGTGACACCCAGTTCGTAGCCTCCGGGAGCGCGGGGCTCGGCGCGAACCTTGCCAGTGACGCGCAGGGACGATTCCTGCGTAAGCGCGCGCGCCCTTTCAAACAGTTCTGGCGGCACGGCGCTTTTAACCACCACGCCCTGCACCAGGCCCGTGCCGTCCCGGAAAATCGGAAAGAGAATTTTGCCGCTCTCCCGCAGGTTGTAAAGCCAGCCTTCCACCGTGACTTCCTGGTCCACGTGCCGGCTCAGATTGCGGATCTCAACGACTGGCGGCGAAGAGGTTCCCATGCCTAGCGGATTTCCTCCATCCTTTTCATGGTTTCGCGCAGCTTGTCGAAACAGGTGGCGGCGGGCCCGAAATTGCGCAGCTCAAACATGATGGGAACGTGGCCGTTGAGGCCCTGGAAGCGGCGCACCGCCCGCTGCCAGTCAATGCCCCCGGTGAACGGCACCAGATGATCATCATTTTCAAACCAGTTGTCGTGGACGTGCGTAGAGGCGATGTGGTCTTTCAACACCTGGAAGGCATGGTCAACGCCGCAGGTCATGTGGGCGTGGCCGGTGTCAAAGCAGACCTTCATTCCCATGTGGGTGTAATGCATGAAGCGGATGAGCCGCTCGGGCACCGTGAGTTCATTGGGAATATTTTCCAGCAGAATGCTGACGCCCCGCTCCCTGGCATAAATGTTCAAATGTTCGATCGAAGTGAAGGCGGCGTCAAACCTTTCCAGGTTGAATTCGTCTTTCGGCAGGCCCAAGTGGAGGATCAGATAGCGGAAGGGGACCTTCTCGGCCACATCGAGGGCCCGCTTGATCTCGTCCATACTCTCAATGCGCTTGCGGCGTTCCAGATAGGCCACGGAGATGGGCAGCCCGCCGGCGCGTCCCCACTCTTTGTCAGCGTAGATCGGCGCATGCAGAGAAAACAGTTCAAGGTCGTGGTCGCTGAACCAGTCCGCCACGTCGCGAACGTGGTTGGGATCACGATAATCCAGGTGCTGGGGCGCTGCGAAGATTTCAATCTGGCGGAAGCCCGCGCCCGCAATTCCGTCCAGGATGTGTGAGGAAAGCCGGTCGTTGGCAAAAAGGTGAGTGGAGAGCGCAAATTTCATCAGTAGCCGGCCGCCTTTCCCGTTCCCCGCGGGTCCGCCGCGCCGAAGCGCCAGCCGGTTTCGGGATTAACGTCGATGGCTTCGCATTCGCCCAGGCTGTCCGTCTCCTGGAGCTTGTATCCGGCTCTTCTCAGTTTATCAAGTGTGTCGGCAGAAAAGCCCCACTTCTCAAGCGTTATCTGGTCCGGCATCCACTGGTCGTGAAAACGCGGCGCCTCGACTGCCCGCAACACGTCCATGTGGTAAACCACCACGTTCAGCAACACCTGGAGCACCGTGTTGATGATGGTGCCGCCGCCCGGCGACCCCAGCACCAGCCGCACCTTGTTGTTCTGCAGCACGATCACCGGCGTCATGGACGAAAGCGGCCGCTTGCGGGGCGCAATGGCATTGGCCTGGCTCTGGATCAGGCCAAACATGTTGGGTGTTCCGGGCTTGGAGGTGAAGTCGTCCATCTCGTCGTTCAGCAGAAAGCCCGCGCCGTCCACCAGCAACCCGCTCCCATAGCCGCTGTTCAGCGTGTAGGTATTTGAAACCGCGTTGCCCTCCGCGTCCACCACGGAGAAGTGCGTCGTATTCGGGCCCTCAAACGGCGCCGGGTTGCCCTGTTTCACCACGGCGTCAGGCTTTGATTTCAGGATGTCTTTCCGCAACTCGTCGGCGTATTTCGGGCTGGTCAGCCCCTTCACCGGAACGGAAGCGAAATCCGCGTCGCCCAGGTAGGCAGCCCGGTCGGCGTAGGCGCGGCGCATGGCTTCGACCACCAGGTGCATCGAGTCGTAGGACTCCGGCGGCCCCAGGTCAAGCGGGCCGAGAATGTTGAGCATCTCAATCAACGCCACGCCTCCCGAACTCGGCGGCGGCGGCGCCAGGATGTCGTACCCGCGGAAATGTCCCACCAGCGGCTCGCGCACCTTGGCGCGGTACTGCGAGAGGTCCTCCTTGCCGATGATGCCGCCATACTGCGACATGGCGGACATCATGAAGGCGGCAACCGGGCCCAGATAGAACGCATTGGGCCCGTGTTGGGCAATCCGTTCCAGCGTTCGCGCCAGGTCGGGCTGTTTGAAAATCTCTCCGGGCTGGTAAAGGTTCCCGTAGCGCAAAAAGATGCGGCTACTCCCGGTAAACTTCGAAAGCAGCTTCTGGTGGGCTTTGAGCGATTGGCTCAGGTAATAGCTGACGGGAAAGCCTTCCCTGGCCAGGCGGATGGCCGGTTGCATCACGCGCAGAAGGCCCAGCTTGCCGTACTTCTGCTCGGCCGTCGAGAGTCCTGCCACGGTGCCGGGGACGCCTGCCGCCAGGGCGCCCACAATGGAAGCGTCGGGTATCACGCGGCCATTTTTGTCCAGATACATGTCGCGCGTGGCATGGCCGGGCGCTTCCTCGCGGTAATCGATCATCGCCGGCGGTTCACCCACCATTCGGACCATCATGAATCCGCCCCCGCCGATGTTCCCGGCGAAGGGATAGGTGACGGCCAGCGCAAATCCCACGGCCACGGCCGCATCCACGGCGTTCCCGCCGGCCTCGAGGATTTCAACTCCCGCCTGAGTGGCCAGTGGTTCGCTCGAAACCACCATTCCGTGCTGCGCGGCAACGGGCGTAAGCGCCACGGCTGGAACGGCAGGCACAAGGATCGCCAGCAGAAAAAGTTTACAAAAGGATGGAAGGCGCACGCAACCTCGCGTCAAAGAAGCGAACTACGGTTCATACCGGGAACGGGACCCCTCCGGCAGCGCTTCTGAAGCAACCGTTCAAGGCGCTGTTTTTTGAACCTGTAATGTAAGCGAAAACCCGCCAAGCGTCAACTGGCAGCGAGCGACTGTGCGGCGCCACCTTCTCCGGTTTTTCGCCCGGCCGCTCGCACGAGCAGCGTCTGCACCGGCGCGCGTCCGTCCGTCTGATTTTCCAATGACGGGCGGCCATGGGGGGCGCCAAATAACGGTGAAGCGCGGGGAGAGGGTGCCGGAGGTCCGACGGCGGGTGAAGCGTAAGCTTGCTCCGCCGTTGAAAACCAAGCACCAGGATTTTTTCTCTGGCTCGGCCTCCGGCGGATGGCGCGTTCATCGCGGGGTGTGCGACGCGAGCGATTTCCGACGAAAAGTTCAAATGCTGGACCGCGGCCCTCGGCAAAAATGCCTTGACAGGCCCGAACATGTAACCTTATGATTACATATTATGAGTTACCGCTCGGTTACATATTCTCCGGATGCCATCTTCAGCGCCCTCGCCGACCCCACCCGCCGCGCTGTCCTGGACCTCTTGCGACGCGGAAGCCTGCCTGCGGGCCGCATCGCCGAGGCCTTCCCTGTTTCCAGACCCGCCGTCTCAAAACACCTGCGCCTGCTGCGGCGCGCCCGTCTGGTGCGCGAGCGGCGCGAGGGCCGGCGCCGTCTCTACGAGCTGAACCCCGCCCCACTGCGGGCCGTTGATTCCTGGATCAGGCAATATCAGAGGTTCTGGCAGGCAAGCCTCACCGGGCTGAAGGCAGTGGCGGAATCCGAGCACAAGAAGAAAGCCAGCCGCCCTCCGGCAGAGAAGAAGAAAAAACGTCCGCGATAAGGAGGCCGTGAGAATGAAATCCAAGGCGACATCAAGAGTCACTCCAGACGCCGATGCCATCATCAGCGAAATTCTTATCGAATCGCCACCGGAGCAGGTGTTTCAGGCGCTGGTCGACCCCAATCTGGTGGTCGAGTGGTGGGGCGAGCCAGGCATCTACCGCTGCACGAATTTCCAGGCTGCCCTGCGCGTGGGAGGAAAGTGGAAAAGCACGGGATTGGACGGCGCCGGCAACAACTTTGAGGTGGCCGGCGAATACCTGGAAATCGACCGTCCGCGGCTGCTGGTTTCCACCTGGACCGCAAGCTGGACCGGCCCTGCGAAAACCACCATCCGCTGGGAGCTCGAAGCAACGGATGGAGGAACGCTGGTCAGAATTCAGCACAGCGGCTTCCTGGCCCACCCGGAATTGGCGCAGAGTTACCGGGGCTGGCCAAGGATGCTGGGGTGGCTGCAGGCATTGTTAGAGCGCGGCGAGACTGTGGGCGATCGGAAACCGGACTCATCGAGTTAACGCTGCGCTCACCGCTGATGAGTACGGCTGGCGCGGAAATTTTCAGACAAGCCGAATGGGAGGAGGTTACCACGCGATGGTAAAGAAAATGTTGTTATTTCTATTTATCGGGTTGTTTGGTCCACCACAGCTTGCGATGCGGGGACAATCAAAGGAGAGAACGAATATGGATACGGTAAGGGTTCGATATATGGTCAACGATCTTGACCCGGCGGTAAAGTTTTATACGACCTACCTGGGCTTTCAAGTGGAGCAAGAGGCAAGGCCTAACTTTGCGTTGCTCAACCGAGGAAACTTGGAGTTGGCGCTGAGCACGCCGTTTGGCCCAGGAGGAGCGGCAAAACCCATGCCAGATGGCCGCAAGCCTGAACCAGGCGGATGGAATCGCATCATCATAAACGTGCATAACCTTCGAGCGGAAGTCGCTCGTCTCAGAAAGGCAGATTTACATTTTCGGAACGATATCGTCAGCGGGCCGGGCGGATCGGAGATACTGCTGAATGATCCCTCGGGAAACCCGATAGAGCTTTTCCAATCAGGTCGCTGAAAAGTTGAATCTGCCAGCCGCGGTCACTTTCTCACAGACGCGGGGCTGCCACCGCTGCGGTTCTCTTCAACGCACCAGCGGGTGAGTTCAGGAGCGACTTTGTCCGCCACGGCGCGAGGGACATCAGATTCCCTCGCTTGGTGAAATTGTAACCGATTGAACCAGGCCGCTGCCCGCACCCTATCCGGGGCTCAGTGTGGGCCACATACGAGGATTGCCATCCGAATTACAGTCCGTTCAGCCTAATAATCTTCGAATTAGCCGACCTACCGTCCGGTAATTAGAAACGATAATTCGTCTTGACATGCGACTGCTACCCTCCTAGGCTGGAGCCATCATAGACAGACCGGGTACGACGGGGTACGTTAGGCGCGGGTTCGCCTGGCGGGGGGGACTGAAGGGAGTCGCGGATTGAGGAACCTCGTTATGGGCTGCGCAGTGGCAGCTCTGGTAGCGCTTTCTGCTCGCTCGGAAGCCAGGTCGCCTGAGCTGAGAGTGCTGCAGTCAAACACGACGGCAGGTGCAAAGGTGCAATTTGGCGTGGCAAGCTGGTATGGCCCGGAGTTTCATGGACTTCCAACTGCCAGCGGGCATCCCTTCGACATGAAGGCCATGACCTGCGCCCATCGCAAGCTCCCGTTGGGCACCCGGATCAAGGTGACCAACCTGTTAAACGCCCGGACACTGGTGCTTGAAGTGACTGATCGTGGTCCATGGGTGGCCAACCGGCTGCTGGACGTCAGCATGGGGGCCGCAAAACGGTTGGGATTTATGGGCGCAGGGGTGACCCCTGTCCGCATCCAGGTGGTGTCGTATCCTCAGGCGACCGGTTCGCCCGCCAGCCAGGCAGCTACCCAGGCCTTAATGCCCCAAGCGAACTAACCAGGCGCCAGTTCCGTAATGCCGTAGCGGCTACCGGCACGAAGCCTCGACCTTCCTGACCGAAACTGAAAGAAGCGCTTTCCAAAGGGCCAGCCCGCAGCGCATTAGAGCGCGCGGGGCGATCAACTCAGGCGGAGATTCCGGAGGTACTCGTAGCTGATCCTGATGGCCTCGAACTCCGGCAGATTGCAACGGTCCTGCTCGACGAAGATATGTTTGGCTCCGGCTTCATGCACGTGGGCAAAGATGCGCTGCCAATCAATGCGGCCCTGGCCCACAGGAGCAAAGGGATTTGGGCCGCTTGTTCCAGGGTCTTTCTGAGGGCTGATCTTGACGCCCTTGCGCAAGTCTTTGATGTGCAGCATGGGAAACCGCCCGGGATAGAGCCGCCAGTAGTGGAGCGGATCAGCCCCGGCATAGGTGACCCAGAAGATATCCATCTCCATCTTCAGAAGATCAGGGTCGCAGTTCTTCAGCAGGATGTCGTAGCCAGTGGTGCCGCCCACTTTGGCGAATTCATGGAAATGAGCGTGGTAGCAGAACTGAATTCCGGCTTGCTTTGACACCCTCCCGCACTGGTTGTAGAAATCGGCACGGCGCCTCCAGGCTTCGGCGTTTAGAACAGGATTGTCACCGACCACGATGTACTGCAGGCCGTAATCGTGGGCTTGGCCGACGGCTTTCTTCCAGTCTTCAAGAGTCTTGGGTTCATCAAAATAGCCGCTTGGGGCGGTCAGGCCGGCGGCCCGCAGGTCTTGCCTCAGCGCGGCGGGTTTGCTGCCGGGGCCGATCTCGACCTCCCGGTAACCGGCAGCGGCAACTTTCTCCAAAGTTTCAGCAGGGTCTTTGGCGAAGCGGTCGCGAACCGTATAGAGCTCAAGCCCAATGGGACCTGGCCATGCCGGTTTTCCGGCAGCCCAAGCGTCCCGAATGGGCATCACCACCCCTGCCGCCGCTCCTCCCACCGCTCCAAGAAAACTGCGCCGCGTCAACATTGTTCACCTCCCAGTCTGTGGCCGTCATTTAATATCAGACTCGACCCTGTGTCAACCGTGGGTAGCCGGAGAAGCCGGGTCTCGGCCTGCTTGAGTCTTTTCTGGGTCATGAATTACGATTGTGAAGGTTCAGCCTGGGTTGGTTTCTGGAACTCTTATTGAGGATCCAATGCTCCGGATACGTCCGGCGGTGACCAAAGACATTCCGCTGATTGTCCAGCTCATCCACGAGCTGGCCGAATACGAGAGGGAGCCGCAACAGGCCATAGCTGCGGAGCAGGACATCCGGCGCGACGGTTTTTCCGCGAATCCGAAATTTCGCGTGATCATTGCCGAATGGAGCGGCCATCCGGCAGGCTTCGCGCTCTTCTTCTATAACTACTCCACCTGGATGGGCCGTGCCGGTCTTTACCTGGAAGACCTGTTTGTGCGGCCGGAGTTTCGCGGCAGGGGAATCGGCAAATCTCTGCTGACGCATCTGGCGAAGATGGCGGTTGACGAAGGCTGCGGCCGGTTTGAATGGCAGGTGCTCAACTGGAACACTCCGGCGCTTGAGTTTTACAAGGCGCTCGGCGCACGCGTGATGGAGGAGTGGTCCACCATGCGCATCACAGGCGAACCGCTCAGGAAGCTGGCTTTGTTGAGCAAATCGCACACCTGACGGCTGAGGCGGACGCCGCGAAAGTTTTGTGAACAAAAGCCTTTCCCTCTGCGCCCGTTTCTGTCAAACTTGCCCGTTATCTCAATTGTATCGATTCTTTTTTAGAATTACACGAGGAGGGCAGGTGTTCTATGTCTAGAGATTCAATGACACGTCGTGATTTTATGCGAGTAGGAGCGGGGGCTGCCGCAGTCGGTTCGGCGGCCAAGGTGACCTTGCTGGAGCCGGCGCACGCCATGGCGTCGCCCCGGCCTGTGCCACCGTCGGACAGGCTGCGGTTTGCCTCGATAGGGACAGGAGTGCGGGGATGCGAAGATTTATCGACGGCGCTACGCGCACCCGGCGTCGATATGGTGGCGGTCTCCGACCTCTATGACGGGCGACTGATCGCTGCCCAGGAGCACGCCGGTAAGAAGCTGGACACCACCAAAGATTACCGCAGAATTCTTGACCGCAAGGACATCGACTTTGTGATTGTGGCCACCATGGACCATTGGCATTCAAAGATTGTGGAAGACGCCTGTGCTGCCGGCAAGGACGTTTATTGCGAAAAGCCGATGACTCACAAAGTCCCGGAAGGCTTCAGAATCATTGACGCGGCGCAGAAATACGGACGAATGGTTCAGGTGGGCAGCCAGCGGCGAAGC
This window of the Terriglobia bacterium genome carries:
- a CDS encoding sugar phosphate isomerase/epimerase family protein, which codes for MKFALSTHLFANDRLSSHILDGIAGAGFRQIEIFAAPQHLDYRDPNHVRDVADWFSDHDLELFSLHAPIYADKEWGRAGGLPISVAYLERRKRIESMDEIKRALDVAEKVPFRYLILHLGLPKDEFNLERFDAAFTSIEHLNIYARERGVSILLENIPNELTVPERLIRFMHYTHMGMKVCFDTGHAHMTCGVDHAFQVLKDHIASTHVHDNWFENDDHLVPFTGGIDWQRAVRRFQGLNGHVPIMFELRNFGPAATCFDKLRETMKRMEEIR
- a CDS encoding VOC family protein, which codes for MDTVRVRYMVNDLDPAVKFYTTYLGFQVEQEARPNFALLNRGNLELALSTPFGPGGAAKPMPDGRKPEPGGWNRIIINVHNLRAEVARLRKADLHFRNDIVSGPGGSEILLNDPSGNPIELFQSGR
- a CDS encoding sugar phosphate isomerase/epimerase produces the protein MLTRRSFLGAVGGAAAGVVMPIRDAWAAGKPAWPGPIGLELYTVRDRFAKDPAETLEKVAAAGYREVEIGPGSKPAALRQDLRAAGLTAPSGYFDEPKTLEDWKKAVGQAHDYGLQYIVVGDNPVLNAEAWRRRADFYNQCGRVSKQAGIQFCYHAHFHEFAKVGGTTGYDILLKNCDPDLLKMEMDIFWVTYAGADPLHYWRLYPGRFPMLHIKDLRKGVKISPQKDPGTSGPNPFAPVGQGRIDWQRIFAHVHEAGAKHIFVEQDRCNLPEFEAIRISYEYLRNLRLS
- a CDS encoding GNAT family N-acetyltransferase, giving the protein MLRIRPAVTKDIPLIVQLIHELAEYEREPQQAIAAEQDIRRDGFSANPKFRVIIAEWSGHPAGFALFFYNYSTWMGRAGLYLEDLFVRPEFRGRGIGKSLLTHLAKMAVDEGCGRFEWQVLNWNTPALEFYKALGARVMEEWSTMRITGEPLRKLALLSKSHT
- the ggt gene encoding gamma-glutamyltransferase; the encoded protein is MPAVPAVALTPVAAQHGMVVSSEPLATQAGVEILEAGGNAVDAAVAVGFALAVTYPFAGNIGGGGFMMVRMVGEPPAMIDYREEAPGHATRDMYLDKNGRVIPDASIVGALAAGVPGTVAGLSTAEQKYGKLGLLRVMQPAIRLAREGFPVSYYLSQSLKAHQKLLSKFTGSSRIFLRYGNLYQPGEIFKQPDLARTLERIAQHGPNAFYLGPVAAFMMSAMSQYGGIIGKEDLSQYRAKVREPLVGHFRGYDILAPPPPSSGGVALIEMLNILGPLDLGPPESYDSMHLVVEAMRRAYADRAAYLGDADFASVPVKGLTSPKYADELRKDILKSKPDAVVKQGNPAPFEGPNTTHFSVVDAEGNAVSNTYTLNSGYGSGLLVDGAGFLLNDEMDDFTSKPGTPNMFGLIQSQANAIAPRKRPLSSMTPVIVLQNNKVRLVLGSPGGGTIINTVLQVLLNVVVYHMDVLRAVEAPRFHDQWMPDQITLEKWGFSADTLDKLRRAGYKLQETDSLGECEAIDVNPETGWRFGAADPRGTGKAAGY
- a CDS encoding metalloregulator ArsR/SmtB family transcription factor yields the protein MSYRSVTYSPDAIFSALADPTRRAVLDLLRRGSLPAGRIAEAFPVSRPAVSKHLRLLRRARLVRERREGRRRLYELNPAPLRAVDSWIRQYQRFWQASLTGLKAVAESEHKKKASRPPAEKKKKRPR
- a CDS encoding SRPBCC domain-containing protein, with the translated sequence MKSKATSRVTPDADAIISEILIESPPEQVFQALVDPNLVVEWWGEPGIYRCTNFQAALRVGGKWKSTGLDGAGNNFEVAGEYLEIDRPRLLVSTWTASWTGPAKTTIRWELEATDGGTLVRIQHSGFLAHPELAQSYRGWPRMLGWLQALLERGETVGDRKPDSSS
- the asnS gene encoding asparagine--tRNA ligase, which produces MGTSSPPVVEIRNLSRHVDQEVTVEGWLYNLRESGKILFPIFRDGTGLVQGVVVKSAVPPELFERARALTQESSLRVTGKVRAEPRAPGGYELGVTGLEVLQLVPADQPYPITPKEHGVEFLMDHRHLWLRSTRQRAILGVRHQIIRACRDFFDDRGFVLVDTPILTPSACEGTTTLFEVDYFEQKAYLAQSGQLYSEAAIMSVGKSYCFGPTFRAEKSKTRRHLMEFWMVEPEVAFAGLNEVMQLAEDLVANVVAHVLEKCRPELETLGRDVSKLERCTPPFPRISYDDAIKILKEKGSEIEWGGDFGGTDETLLAKNFDRPVLVHRYPSQVKAFYMRPDPGRPELALCVDMLAPEGYGEIIGGSERLADYDLLVKRMEESKLPREAFEWYLDLRRYGTVPHGGFGMGIERVVAWICGLEHVRETIPFPRMLYRLTP